One genomic window of Ictalurus punctatus breed USDA103 chromosome 23, Coco_2.0, whole genome shotgun sequence includes the following:
- the cmtm7 gene encoding CKLF-like MARVEL transmembrane domain-containing protein 7 isoform X2: MSHTVVTTTSTTATATASSSDGGILNLGYCRSFPGLIKLAQLVTLLIAFLCIHCAPTWTHYDGYRYFEVVTLWFFFAFLIFFLMYVFRLQAKLACINWTLTEFFHYALGTILICIASIIGAVKSYNFSALLAGSIFGFIATFLLAISLWTSYKVTCGSRQTSIAV, encoded by the exons atgtcGCACACGGTTGTTACGACCACATCCACGACTGCGACTGCGACTGCGAGTTCGTCGGATGGAGGAATTTTAAACCTCGGTTATTGTCGCTCTTTTCCCGGATTAATAAAATTGGCCCAATTG gtgaCCCTATTGATCGCCTTCCTGTGTATCCACTGCGCCCCCACATGGACGCATTACGACGGGTATCGCTACTTCGAGGTGGTCACGTTGTGGTTCTTCTTCGCCTTCCTCATCTTCTTCCTCATGTACGTGTTCAGGCTGCAGGCCAAACTCGCCTGCATTAACTGGACGCTGACG GAGTTTTTTCACTACGCCTTGGGCACCATCCTGATCTGCATCGCCTCCATCATAGGAGCAGTGAAGAGCTACAACTTCTCTGCTCTCCTGGCTGGATCT aTTTTCGGCTTTATTGCAACTTTTCTTCTTGCGATCAGTTTATGGACATCGTACAAAGTCACGTGCGGCTCTCGGCAAACCA GTATTGCTGTGTAA
- the LOC108256289 gene encoding uncharacterized protein LOC108256289 isoform X2, with amino-acid sequence MFPIILIMSILCHGHAVDYGTDFVTAFPENLAYYFPANLVLSLKITTFVPYTNVQIISNGTVINRSSVSTPKVFVVNIPNLEVNQIGFSFNALRITSNYNITVVSMSSRRDSIQINTVPPTNRLGVEYLVPAPNYNTLALQLNKYNESRFISSTTEPTQFSFSLIIINAENVTNVVTVTQTSPTPGNGDIKLDPFELILLPSNCSYSKVSSSAKVAVIITSPCVDTQNCRCNMVAHQLLPTNLMGTEFFFPSLKDQLPFTFSQLFVTSADSVDLSSGSEKKTVAAGSTDLLPFYPETGSPVLTTTQPAFLSLVNPGLIIDLIPKNMFSGCYLVHTTLQSQSQVLIIVETAKKEELQITSNPTTTSPGSSLSWKDVSGTSYSWALTPPNCKSCVIWHPTSPIAVYILETSPSGVIYGGPAISVNDEPDPNGCVVVPMEFELSNVTMSWREARVQCISNGLALVSPNINYTQNKMAAALNNMNVEGFAWLGLRRNLVTSEWNWQNGANFDFANWDNGQPTGNLCVGIWMEPNGNFTWRSIRCCESMQPLCVRDSVIFNSVDLI; translated from the exons ATGTTTCCCATCATACTTATTATGTCAATATTATGTCACG GTCACGCTGTTGACTACGGTACGGACTTTGTCACGGCGTTTCCGGAGAACCTTGCTTACTACTTTCCGGCAAATCTCGTCCTCAGTCTGAAAATCACCACCTTCGTCCCTTACACTAATGTTCAGATCATCAGCAACGGTACAGTTATTAACAGATCGTCCGTGAGCACCCCGAAGGTGTTCGTTGTGAATATTCCTAACTTAGAGGTGAATCAGATCGGCTTCTCCTTTAACGCGCTCAGAATCACCAGCAACTACAATATCACTGTGGTTTCAATGAGCAGTCGAAGAGACAGCATACAGATCAACACTGTTCCACCTACAAATCGTCTGGGAGTGGAATATCTGGTCCCTGCCCCTAATTACAACACGCTCGCTCTCCAGCTGAACAAATATAACGAATCCCGATTCATCAGCTCGACCACTGAGCCGACGCAATTCAGTTTCAGCCTCATCATTATTAACGCAGAAAATGTTACGAACGTCGTCACCGTGACCCAAACATCACCTACTCCGGGAAATGGTGATATCAAACTAGACCCATTTGAGCTGATCCTGCTGCCAAGCAACTGTTCCTATTCTAAAGTCTCATCTTCTGCAAAAGTGGCTGTGATCATTACCAGTCCGTGTGTCGACACCCAGAATTGCAGGTGTAACATGGTTGCACACCAACTCCTACCAACCAACTTGATGGGAACTGAATTCTTCTTCCCTTCCTTGAAAGATCAACTTCCCTTCACCTTCAGCCAGCTGTTCGTAACGTCAGCCGACAGTGTCGACCTCAGCTCTGGCTCTGAGAAGAAGACTGTCGCAGCTGGTTCCACAGATCTGCTTCCTTTTTACCCAGAAACCGGAAGCCCAGTCCTCACAACAACGCAGCCAGCGTTCCTCAGCTTAGTCAATCCTGGCCTCATAATCGATCTCATACCGAAAAACATGTTTTCTGGCTGCTACTTGGTACACACCACCTTGCAGTCGCAATCACAGGTTTTAATCATAGTTGAAACGGCCAAAAAAGAAGAACTCCAAATCACCTCTAATCCTACGACCACTTCTCCTGGCAGTAGTTTATCCTGGAAGGATGTCAGTGGTACATCGTACTCATGGGCTTTAACGCCCCCGAACTGTAAGTCATGCGTTATTTGGCATCCTACCTCGCCAATTGCGGTGTACATCTTGGAGACGTCGCCTTCGGGGGTGATTTATGGAGGGCCGGCGATTTCTGTAAACGACGAGCCAG ACCCCAACGGTTGTGTTGTGGTTCCCATGGAATTTGAACTTAGTAACGTCACAATGAGTTGGAGGGAGGCTCGGGTTCAGTGCATCAGTAACGGCTTGGCGCTGGTGAGTCCCAACATCAactacacacaaaacaaaatggcagcTGCACTTAACAACATGAACGTGGAAGGTTTTGCGTGGCTTGGCCTCCGACGCAACCTTGTCACCTCTGAGTGGAACTGGCAAAATGGCGCCAATTTCGACTTTGCCAACTGGGACAACGGCCAACCAACGGGCAACCTGTGTGTCGGAATATGGATGGAACCGAATGGGAATTTCACATGGCGCAGCATACGCTGCTGTGAGTCCATGCAACCCCTGTGTGTCCGAGATTCGGTCATCTTCAACAGCGTCGATTTGATTTAG
- the cmtm7 gene encoding CKLF-like MARVEL transmembrane domain-containing protein 7 isoform X1, with protein MSHTVVTTTSTTATATASSSDGGILNLGYCRSFPGLIKLAQLVTLLIAFLCIHCAPTWTHYDGYRYFEVVTLWFFFAFLIFFLMYVFRLQAKLACINWTLTVIFSLRLGHHPDLHRLHHRSSEELQLLCSPGWIYFRLYCNFSSCDQFMDIVQSHVRLSANQYCCVTGPDPKTQEGINLISYCISSASDVLRVQPRPDRCSLYDLETFSLTLDSHEQMSFRVGLFWMCGERCYCRLLFFFFFFRGWRLVQQQNVA; from the exons atgtcGCACACGGTTGTTACGACCACATCCACGACTGCGACTGCGACTGCGAGTTCGTCGGATGGAGGAATTTTAAACCTCGGTTATTGTCGCTCTTTTCCCGGATTAATAAAATTGGCCCAATTG gtgaCCCTATTGATCGCCTTCCTGTGTATCCACTGCGCCCCCACATGGACGCATTACGACGGGTATCGCTACTTCGAGGTGGTCACGTTGTGGTTCTTCTTCGCCTTCCTCATCTTCTTCCTCATGTACGTGTTCAGGCTGCAGGCCAAACTCGCCTGCATTAACTGGACGCTGACGGTGA TTTTTTCACTACGCCTTGGGCACCATCCTGATCTGCATCGCCTCCATCATAGGAGCAGTGAAGAGCTACAACTTCTCTGCTCTCCTGGCTGGATCT aTTTTCGGCTTTATTGCAACTTTTCTTCTTGCGATCAGTTTATGGACATCGTACAAAGTCACGTGCGGCTCTCGGCAAACCA GTATTGCTGTGTAACGGGACCCGATCCAAAGACACAAGAAGGAATAAATTTGATCAGCTACTGTATCTCGAGTGCCTCCGATGTGCTGAGAGTTCAGCCCCGTCCGGATCGCTGCAGCTTATACGATTTGGAAACATTCTCCTTAACCCTAGATTCACACGAGCAGATGTCATTCAGAGTTGGTCTGTTTTGGATGTGTGGTGAACGCTGCTATTGtcgtttgttgttttttttttttttttttagggggtgGCGGCTTGTCCAGCAACAAAATGTTGCTTAA
- the LOC108256289 gene encoding uncharacterized protein LOC108256289 isoform X1: MFPIILIMSILCHAGHAVDYGTDFVTAFPENLAYYFPANLVLSLKITTFVPYTNVQIISNGTVINRSSVSTPKVFVVNIPNLEVNQIGFSFNALRITSNYNITVVSMSSRRDSIQINTVPPTNRLGVEYLVPAPNYNTLALQLNKYNESRFISSTTEPTQFSFSLIIINAENVTNVVTVTQTSPTPGNGDIKLDPFELILLPSNCSYSKVSSSAKVAVIITSPCVDTQNCRCNMVAHQLLPTNLMGTEFFFPSLKDQLPFTFSQLFVTSADSVDLSSGSEKKTVAAGSTDLLPFYPETGSPVLTTTQPAFLSLVNPGLIIDLIPKNMFSGCYLVHTTLQSQSQVLIIVETAKKEELQITSNPTTTSPGSSLSWKDVSGTSYSWALTPPNCKSCVIWHPTSPIAVYILETSPSGVIYGGPAISVNDEPDPNGCVVVPMEFELSNVTMSWREARVQCISNGLALVSPNINYTQNKMAAALNNMNVEGFAWLGLRRNLVTSEWNWQNGANFDFANWDNGQPTGNLCVGIWMEPNGNFTWRSIRCCESMQPLCVRDSVIFNSVDLI; this comes from the exons ATGTTTCCCATCATACTTATTATGTCAATATTATGTCACG CAGGTCACGCTGTTGACTACGGTACGGACTTTGTCACGGCGTTTCCGGAGAACCTTGCTTACTACTTTCCGGCAAATCTCGTCCTCAGTCTGAAAATCACCACCTTCGTCCCTTACACTAATGTTCAGATCATCAGCAACGGTACAGTTATTAACAGATCGTCCGTGAGCACCCCGAAGGTGTTCGTTGTGAATATTCCTAACTTAGAGGTGAATCAGATCGGCTTCTCCTTTAACGCGCTCAGAATCACCAGCAACTACAATATCACTGTGGTTTCAATGAGCAGTCGAAGAGACAGCATACAGATCAACACTGTTCCACCTACAAATCGTCTGGGAGTGGAATATCTGGTCCCTGCCCCTAATTACAACACGCTCGCTCTCCAGCTGAACAAATATAACGAATCCCGATTCATCAGCTCGACCACTGAGCCGACGCAATTCAGTTTCAGCCTCATCATTATTAACGCAGAAAATGTTACGAACGTCGTCACCGTGACCCAAACATCACCTACTCCGGGAAATGGTGATATCAAACTAGACCCATTTGAGCTGATCCTGCTGCCAAGCAACTGTTCCTATTCTAAAGTCTCATCTTCTGCAAAAGTGGCTGTGATCATTACCAGTCCGTGTGTCGACACCCAGAATTGCAGGTGTAACATGGTTGCACACCAACTCCTACCAACCAACTTGATGGGAACTGAATTCTTCTTCCCTTCCTTGAAAGATCAACTTCCCTTCACCTTCAGCCAGCTGTTCGTAACGTCAGCCGACAGTGTCGACCTCAGCTCTGGCTCTGAGAAGAAGACTGTCGCAGCTGGTTCCACAGATCTGCTTCCTTTTTACCCAGAAACCGGAAGCCCAGTCCTCACAACAACGCAGCCAGCGTTCCTCAGCTTAGTCAATCCTGGCCTCATAATCGATCTCATACCGAAAAACATGTTTTCTGGCTGCTACTTGGTACACACCACCTTGCAGTCGCAATCACAGGTTTTAATCATAGTTGAAACGGCCAAAAAAGAAGAACTCCAAATCACCTCTAATCCTACGACCACTTCTCCTGGCAGTAGTTTATCCTGGAAGGATGTCAGTGGTACATCGTACTCATGGGCTTTAACGCCCCCGAACTGTAAGTCATGCGTTATTTGGCATCCTACCTCGCCAATTGCGGTGTACATCTTGGAGACGTCGCCTTCGGGGGTGATTTATGGAGGGCCGGCGATTTCTGTAAACGACGAGCCAG ACCCCAACGGTTGTGTTGTGGTTCCCATGGAATTTGAACTTAGTAACGTCACAATGAGTTGGAGGGAGGCTCGGGTTCAGTGCATCAGTAACGGCTTGGCGCTGGTGAGTCCCAACATCAactacacacaaaacaaaatggcagcTGCACTTAACAACATGAACGTGGAAGGTTTTGCGTGGCTTGGCCTCCGACGCAACCTTGTCACCTCTGAGTGGAACTGGCAAAATGGCGCCAATTTCGACTTTGCCAACTGGGACAACGGCCAACCAACGGGCAACCTGTGTGTCGGAATATGGATGGAACCGAATGGGAATTTCACATGGCGCAGCATACGCTGCTGTGAGTCCATGCAACCCCTGTGTGTCCGAGATTCGGTCATCTTCAACAGCGTCGATTTGATTTAG
- the rpp25l gene encoding ribonuclease P protein subunit p25-like protein, with protein MENYRKAGVVEQPCLCPFADLLHDGTPVVRVRDGSKIRNLMRFAQSRMEGRAEKPPEGGGGQEEAEPSAESQLCRQIVFTGVGPSVSKAITCVEIMKRRAGGLHQVAGGLHQVTRLLYSSLQETWEPLEPSAGLESITVTRNVPAIWVLLSRDPLDSNAAGYQAPGSFDALWVQAAAKEDRENQRRRSGGRGGGGGRGKGPRRHTMRPRDERKTSGQASGAH; from the coding sequence ATGGAGAACTACAGGAAAGCGGGCGTGGTTGAGCAGCCGTGTCTCTGTCCGTTTGCCGACCTCCTCCATGATGGCACTCCCGTGGTCCGGGTTCGAGACGGCAGCAAGATCCGCAACCTGATGCGGTTCGCTCAGAGCCGGATGGAGGGCCGAGCGGAGAAACCGCCAGAGGGTGGCGGAGGTCAAGAGGAAGCGGAACCGAGCGCCGAATCGCAGCTGTGCCGCCAGATCGTGTTCACGGGCGTCGGCCCGAGCGTCTCCAAGGCCATCACGTGCGTGGAGATCATGAAGCGGCGTGCGGGGGGGCTGCATCAGGTCGCGGGGGGGCTGCATCAGGTCACGCGGCTGCTCTACAGCTCGCTGCAGGAAACGTGGGAGCCGCTGGAGCCGAGCGCCGGCCTCGAGAGCATCACCGTGACCCGGAACGTCCCCGCCATCTGGGTTCTGCTCTCCAGAGACCCGCTGGACTCGAACGCGGCCGGATACCAGGCACCCGGGAGCTTCGACGCGCTGTGGGTGCAGGCCGCCGCTAAAGAGGATCGAGAGAAtcagaggaggaggagcggaggaagaggaggaggagggggaagaggaaaaggaccgcGCAGACACACGATGCGCCCCAGAGACGAACGGAAAACTTCAGGACAAGCATCAGGAGCGCACTGA
- the si:dkey-11p23.7 gene encoding V-set and Ig domain-containing protein gives MDILRFTVTLLMISFSALSAYDETWSIQVSPEVRTIEGYPAVLPCSFTHPAHTLHSSMNVVWRLGHTRTSTVLFHCSSLNGSQQCETGPDQDQRYRLEGNHREHDLTLRISGTGLQDNGRYYCSVELPDQPHANYENKMGTRLRVEAPPRILSLSIGGSVDTSLKALCQVQGSPLPDVQWTGLDEVLDADNEAAPLLQEAPDRHRTTSQLLDIQPGGQYTCTASNPLGNDQATVYILPPSPEKSKTSSNSGDALTVPLLLGLALAVKLLLFLGGLGGLFIKWNVGSKSLNQSTK, from the exons ATGGACATCCTGCGCTTCACCGTCACGCTGCTCATGATCAGCTTCTCGG CTTTATCAGCCTACGATGAGACCTGGTCCATTCAGGTTTCCCCAGAGGTGCGAACCATCGAGGGTTACCCCGCAGTGCTGCCCTGCTCCTTCACACACCCTGCACACACCCTACACTCCTCCATGAACGTGGTGTGGCGTCTAGGCCACACCCGCACCAGCACCGTGCTCTTCCATTGCTCCAGCCTCAATGGCAGCCAGCAATGCGAGACCGGACCGGACCAGGACCAGCGGTACCGGCTGGAGGGAAACCACCGAGAGCATGACCTGACTCTGCGTATCAGCGGCACTGGCCTGCAGGACAACGGGCGCTACTACTGCAGCGTCGAGCTGCCCGACCAACCGCATGCCAACTACGAGAACAAAATGGGCACACGGCTCCGAGTGGAAG CTCCACCACGGATCTTAAGCTTGTCCATAGGGGGCAGCGTAGACACAAGTCTCAAAGCCCTGTGCCAGGTACAGGGGTCTCCGCTACCTGACGTCCAGTGGACGGGTTTAGATGAAGTTCTCGATGCAGATAACGAAGCCGCCCCGCTCCTACAGGAAGCTCCGGATCGCCACAGAACCACCAGCCAGCTCCTGGACATCCAGCCAGGGGGGCAGTACACCTGCACAGCATCCAATCCTCTTGGCAACGACCAGGCTACGGTCTACATTCTGCCCCCGAGTCCAGAAAAGTCCAAAACCAGCAGCAACAGTGGTGATGCTTTAACCGTACCGCTGCTGCTTGGGTTAGCATTAGCAGTTAAATTGCTTCTCTTCCTGGGAGGTCTGGGAGGTTTGTTCATTAAATGGAATGttgggtccaaaagtctgaatCAATCGACCAAATga